A window of Candidatus Jettenia caeni contains these coding sequences:
- a CDS encoding putative acetyltransferase: MVRGLSDQNMIKIRKAKEADFEDIWDIFHQVVKRGDTFAFDPKSRKEDCRILWMSPPVHTYVAELQDKILGTYILRKNQPGLGAHVANAAYMVHPEARRHGIGRAMGSHSIKQAKKSGFSALQFNFVVSTNIVAVQLWLKLGFKIAGTIPKAFNHQKLGLVDIYIMHRFV, translated from the coding sequence ATGGTACGGGGTTTATCTGATCAAAATATGATTAAGATTCGGAAAGCAAAAGAAGCGGATTTTGAAGATATATGGGATATTTTCCATCAAGTGGTGAAAAGGGGAGATACCTTTGCCTTTGATCCAAAATCAAGGAAAGAAGATTGCAGAATCTTATGGATGTCGCCTCCTGTCCATACATATGTTGCAGAATTACAGGATAAGATTCTGGGAACATACATCCTGAGGAAAAATCAACCTGGACTTGGCGCTCATGTTGCAAATGCAGCTTATATGGTACATCCTGAAGCCCGTAGACATGGTATTGGCAGGGCTATGGGGAGTCATTCCATAAAACAAGCGAAAAAATCGGGCTTTTCTGCACTACAATTTAATTTTGTTGTTAGCACAAATATTGTTGCAGTACAGTTGTGGTTAAAACTTGGATTTAAGATTGCAGGTACTATACCGAAGGCATTTAATCATCAGAAGCTGGGTCTTGTTGATATTTATATTATGCATAGATTTGTGTAG
- a CDS encoding D-isomer specific 2-hydroxyacid dehydrogenase NAD-binding protein → MSSNAFITRQIPEEGITLLKKFCQTVEMNPYDRPLTYYELLKQVKGRDAILTMLSDKIDAHLIHEAKGLKVIANYAVGYDNIDINAATEKGIVVTNTPGVLTDSTADMAWALLFSVARRIIEGDKLTRAGKFTGWAPMFLLGGDIIGRTLGIIGAGRIGTAMAMRSRGWNMKILYTTQGNRNVLLEEKFGAKRVELETLLRESDFISIHTPFSEKTKHLMSAKEFSLMKRTAYLINTARGAVIDEVALVSALRNRQIAGAGLDVYEDEPKLKPGLAELDNVVLAPHLGSATIETRTRMSIMAAESIITVLSKRKPENCVNPVVFTSWV, encoded by the coding sequence ATGTCTTCGAATGCTTTCATTACCCGGCAAATTCCTGAAGAGGGTATTACCTTATTAAAGAAGTTTTGCCAAACAGTAGAAATGAATCCCTATGACAGGCCGTTAACCTATTATGAGCTTCTGAAACAGGTAAAAGGCAGGGATGCAATACTTACGATGCTTTCAGATAAGATAGATGCACATTTGATACATGAGGCAAAAGGCCTGAAAGTTATTGCCAATTATGCCGTGGGATATGATAATATTGATATCAACGCTGCTACTGAGAAGGGCATTGTGGTAACGAATACACCGGGCGTATTGACAGATAGCACGGCCGATATGGCCTGGGCATTGCTTTTTTCCGTTGCCCGGAGGATTATCGAAGGTGATAAACTTACCCGTGCCGGTAAATTTACCGGTTGGGCGCCTATGTTTCTGCTGGGTGGTGATATTATAGGAAGGACCCTTGGTATTATCGGAGCAGGCAGAATTGGGACGGCTATGGCAATGAGGTCGCGAGGATGGAATATGAAGATCCTTTACACGACACAAGGGAACAGAAATGTTCTCTTGGAGGAAAAATTTGGCGCTAAAAGAGTAGAATTAGAGACGTTATTACGGGAATCTGATTTCATTTCTATCCATACCCCTTTTTCTGAGAAAACGAAACACCTCATGAGCGCAAAAGAATTTTCTCTGATGAAGAGAACAGCGTATCTTATTAATACGGCACGTGGGGCAGTTATTGACGAAGTCGCTTTAGTAAGTGCGTTAAGGAATAGGCAAATTGCAGGAGCAGGGTTAGATGTCTATGAGGATGAGCCAAAATTGAAGCCAGGTTTAGCAGAGCTAGACAATGTTGTACTTGCGCCCCATCTTGGGAGCGCTACCATAGAGACACGTACCAGGATGTCTATCATGGCTGCTGAGAGTATCATTACAGTATTAAGTAAGCGGAAGCCTGAAAATTGTGTAAATCCGGTGGTGTTTACCTCATGGGTATAG
- a CDS encoding fatty acid hydroxylase, translating to MWIPFFKGRKGRIKHAGRNLSIALINTLVLGLLFLKPTAIALGWGESLSLGITRGLDMNIWFSTILAIVLMDGWMYLWHLGNHRIPFLWRFHRMHHSDNEMDVTTALRFHTGEMVFSSLLRFAVVPLIGMSLWQLILYEIILLPIIQLHHSNVNIPERWDRYLRTIIVMPNMHRVHHSRWRPETDSDYASVFSFWDRIFGSFRLREDFHSLRYGLNAYDADEWQTTWGMLKTPFVEPFRHKKG from the coding sequence ATGTGGATTCCCTTTTTTAAGGGCAGAAAAGGAAGAATCAAACATGCGGGGCGTAATTTGAGTATTGCACTCATTAACACATTGGTGCTCGGCTTGTTATTTTTGAAACCGACTGCTATAGCGCTTGGTTGGGGAGAATCCCTTTCTCTGGGAATTACTCGCGGTTTGGATATGAACATCTGGTTCAGCACTATACTGGCTATTGTCCTTATGGATGGGTGGATGTACCTATGGCATCTTGGCAATCATCGCATTCCTTTTTTATGGCGCTTTCACCGTATGCATCATAGCGACAACGAAATGGATGTAACTACTGCCTTGCGGTTCCATACCGGAGAAATGGTATTCTCGTCTCTTTTGAGGTTTGCCGTTGTTCCTTTGATTGGTATGAGCCTGTGGCAATTAATCCTGTATGAAATTATCTTATTACCTATAATCCAACTTCATCATAGTAATGTCAATATCCCGGAACGATGGGATCGATATCTCCGAACTATTATTGTCATGCCAAATATGCATAGGGTACACCATTCGCGGTGGAGGCCGGAGACCGATTCAGACTATGCAAGTGTTTTTTCTTTTTGGGATCGTATTTTTGGGAGTTTCCGTTTACGGGAGGATTTCCACTCCCTTCGCTACGGGCTTAATGCCTATGATGCAGATGAATGGCAAACAACCTGGGGCATGCTTAAGACACCGTTTGTTGAACCTTTCCGTCATAAAAAAGGTTGA